One Paramisgurnus dabryanus chromosome 9, PD_genome_1.1, whole genome shotgun sequence DNA segment encodes these proteins:
- the cog8 gene encoding conserved oligomeric Golgi complex subunit 8, translating to MATVDVEDESILASIFRDSFPENWRDNPDFAAYLLELSSFGVEKLGREPERLSEERAQILQQTRELAFSNYKIFIRTADCTQQIYTDFSKVENSVSKLLQKLPGFGEKCRGFIKAAEDISISRRMNSLTLNRHTEILEILEIPQLMDTCVRNGYYEEALELAAYVKRLEKKHSSLPVIQGIVHEVRLSAQLMLNQLLQQLRSNTQLPVCLRVIGYLRRMDVFTEAELRVKFLQARGSWLRSILAAIPDEDPYFHITKTIETCRVHFFDIITQYRAIFSDEDPLMPPGGHMLNESAIFHGWVVQQAAQFLETLDRDLQRGVGSRLDSLLGQCMYFGLSFSRVGADFRGQLAPIFQRVSMDTFRKAIQEAVEKFQEDMNLYNLISFMSTLGSTIPAVAPSTQPGTLQPPMALLDFPPLACFLNNVLTAFNDLRLCCPIGLAQEVSRCVEEALIKVTKLILVFHRAEESAFNSRERELFVQFCSTFAEDMVPFLNRCLQVLFPPAQLALILGVPPTQVSKDGSIGCININLVLEPLEFVLPKKELVTSILDLSTELKSLSTAESDPLPVSAEDRFTEETAPEQQKPAEESTSTPDDLLSQNEDILVQAVNESEPLSDTKDFTEDLSTDINVEEMLSE from the exons ATGGCTACCGTAGACGTGGAAGATGAAAGTATCCTGGCGTCGATCTTCAGAGACAGCTTTCCAGAAAACTGGAGGGACAATCCTGACTTCGCGGCGTATTTGCTGGAGTTGAGCTCGTTCGGTGTGGAGAAATTGGGCCGCGAACCTGAGCGTCTGTCGGAGGAAAGAGCTCAGATCCTTCAGCAGACCCGGGAGTTGGCCTTCAGTAACTACAAAATCTTCATCAGGACCGCCGACTGTACACAGCAGATCTATACAGACTTCAGCAAGGTGGAGAACAGCGTCTCTAAACTACTCCAGAAACTGCCGGGATTTGGAGAAAAATGCAG agGTTTCATTAAAGCCGCTGAGGATATCAGCATTAGCAGACGCATGAACAGTCTGACACTGAATCGACACACTGAGATCCTGGAGATCTTGGAAATCCCTCAGTTGATGGACACCTGTGTTCGCAACGGATATTATGAAGAGGCACTGGAGCTGGCCGCTTACGTGAAGCGACTGGAGAAAAAACATTCATCCTTGCCTGTTATACAG GGAATTGTGCATGAAGTTCGACTGTCTGCTCAGCTCATGCTAAACCAACTTCTCCAGCAACTGCGCAGCAATACGCAGCTCCCCGTGTGCCTGCGTGTGATCGGCTATCTGCGCCGGATGGACGTCTTCACCGAAGCCGAGCTGCGTGTCAAATTCCTCCAAGCCCGCGGGAGCTGGCTGCGATCCATCCTCGCCGCGATCCCAGACGAAGACCCTTATTTCCACATCACTAAGACCATCGAAACCTGCCGTGTGCATTTCTTCGACATCATCACCCAGTATCGTGCCATCTTCTCCGACGAGGATCCGTTGATGCCACCCGGAGGTCATATGTTGAACGAGAGCGCTATCTTTCACGGCTGGGTCGTGCAACAGGCGGCACAGTTCTTGGAGACTTTAGACCGAGATCTCCAGCGCGGCGTGGGAAGTCGACTGGACTCTCTCCTCGGCCAGTGTATGTATTTCGGCCTTTCCTTCAGTCGGGTGGGGGCGGATTTCCGCGGCCAGCTCGCTCCGATATTTCAGCGGGTTTCAATGGACACGTTTCGCAAGGCCATTCAGGAAGCTGTGGAAAAGTTCCAAGAGGATATGAACTTGTACAATCTGATTTCTTTCATGTCAACGCTTGGAAGCACCATTCCTGCAGTGGCTCCGAGCACCCAGCCGGGAACACTTCAGCCACCGATGGCTCTGCTGGATTTCCCACCTCTAGCCTGCTTCCTCAACAACGTCCTCACGGCCTTTAATGACTTAAGACTCTGCTGCCCCATTGGACTCGCCCAGGAAGTTAGCAGATGTGTTGAGGAAGCTCTTATCAAG GTGACCAAGCTGATCCTCGTCTTCCACAGAGCCGAGGAATCGGCCTTCAATAGCCGTGAACGGGAGTTATTTGTACAGTTCTGCAGTACCTTTGCCGAAGACATGGTGCCCTTCCTGAACCGATGTTTACAGGTTCTCTTTCCTCCAGCTCAACTCGCTCTCATACTAG GTGTCCCTCCAACCCAGGTGTCTAAGGATGGCAGTATTGGCTGCATCAATATCAACTTGGTTCTGGAACCACTGGAGTTTGTTCTGCCTAAAAAAGAGCTTGTGACGTCCATTCTGGATCTCAGCACTGAACTAAAGAGTCTGAGTACAGCCGAATCTGATCCTTTACCTGTTTCTGCTGAAGACCGGTTTACAGAAGAGACCGCCCCTGAACAACAGAAGCCCGCAGAAGAGTCCACATCAACGCCTGATGATCTTCTTTCTCAAAACGAGGACATTTTAGTACAAGCTGTGAATGAGTCTGAACCATTATCAGACACGAAGGACTTTACAGAGGATTTATCCACAGACATAAATGTTGAAGAAATGTTGTCTGAATAA
- the wdr59 gene encoding GATOR2 complex protein WDR59 isoform X1, with the protein MAARWSSENVVVEFRDAQATAMSVDCLGLHAVLSGRRFLYVVNLEAPSEAPRKISRQSKWDVGTVQWNPHRTEAHLFAASSNQRVDLYVWRDGSGGPHTSLQGHTRVISDLDWSWYDPELLVTSSVDTYIYIWDTRDTRKPTVALSAVAGASQVKWNKRNHYCLASSHDGDVRIWDKRKPNTAVEYVAAHLSKIHGLDWHPDNEYILATSSQDNSVRFWDYRQPRKYLDILSCQVPVWKARYTPFSNGLVTVMVPQLRRENSLLLWSTLELNSPVHAFVGHDDVVLEFQWRPQKEGSKDCQLVTWSRDQTLRIWRVDPQLQKLCCANELDEMMEGLTLTETEKTVRSQDSEPPLSPGPTAENSHDQFEGLTSGGKNDLPGLPQTLQQEFSLVNLQIRNVNVEMDAVNRSCFVSADYGASRVRLVVKFPAQYPNNAAPSFQFVPPTNISSSMKTKIQKILTDTSLQKVKRNQNCLEPCVRQLVSCLDSDMEDGTNPYVSTIPVTPALPAFPRVTNTYGSYQDANIPFPRTSGARFCGTGSLVYFTRPMSMHRTVPTTEPTPRSLSALSAYHSGVMTPMKMRTESQSTLRLYSGSPTRTDKDQVSISSFYYKERKPPLFASRRWSVQTIHDCPKSRRWKGKREGPDFSNRPIKLAGKVIIQEISCLLPVHKALGETYVLNVNDIQDTCQKNGAAALAVGRRDLAKVWALSSAATNFDLNPDPDPDAGTPWAKHPFGRHLLETLLEHYSQMSDVQSLAMLCSVFRGHSSPQEYFSLYGHQQPRPAIFTSHHLRYPSFTSGSVTSGSCSSTSDSAPTAWNMVSGGRESDHPPPWGDSSPDDYRYANQIYADPREREKEQHDMNKRLLDPSNSLQFDDFKKCYGEILHRWGLREKRAEVLKFVSCPPEPHKGIEFGVYCCHCRSQARGTQCAVCKRFTFQCAICHVAVRGSSNFCLSCGHGGHTSHMMDWFRSQDVCPTGCGCHCLLQSTF; encoded by the exons ATGGCGGCGCGCTGGAGCAGTGAGAATGTGGTGGTGGAGTTTAGAGATGCACAG gCTACTGCTATGTCAGTGGACTGTCTCGGTCTACACGCTGTTCTTTCTGG GAGACGATTCTTATATGTTGTAAATCTGGAAGCGCCATCTGAAGCTCCACGCAAAATCAGCCGTCAGAGCAAATGGGATGTTGGGACGGTCCAGTGGAATCCACACAGAACTGAGGCCCATTTATTTGCTGCATCT AGTAACCAGCGTGTCGACCTGTACGTGTGGCGTGATGGATCGGGCGGTCCGCACACTTCTTTGCAAGGCCACACGCGTGTTATAAG TGATTTGGACTGGTCCTGGTATGATCCAGAATTGCTTGTCACGAGTTCTGTGGACACATACATTTACATATGGGATACAAG GGACACAAGGAAACCGACAGTGGCGTTGTCTGCCGTGG CCGGAGCCTCTCAGGTTAAATGGAACAAACGGAATCACTATTGTTTGGCCTCCAGTCATGATGGAGATGTCAGAATTTGGGATAAGAGG AAACCCAACACTGCAGTTGAATATGTAGCGGCCCACCTTTCAAAAATTCATGGTTTGGATTGGCACCCTGATAATGAATACATCCTGGCAACGTCTAGTCAAGACAACTCAGTTCGG TTCTGGGATTACAGGCAACCTCGGAAGTACCTTGATATCTTGTCGTGTCAGGTGCCGGTTTGGAAGGCTAGATACACG CCCTTCTCTAATGGACTGGTTACAGTAATGGTTCCTCAGCTCCGACGAGAGAACAGTCTTCTCCTGTGGAGCACGCTGGAGCTCAACAGCCCAGTTCATGCTTTTGTGGGACATGATGATGTCGTGCTTGAGTTTCAGTGGAGGCCACAGAAAGAAG GTTCTAAAGACTGCCAGCTGGTCACATGGTCCAGAGATCAGACCCTGAGGATATGGAGAGTAGACCCTCAACTCCAAAAG CTATGTTGTGCAAACGAATTGGATGAGATGATGGAGGGCTTGACCCTCACAGAGACCGAAAAGACGGTGCGGTCCCAAGACTCTGAACCTCCGCTCAGTCCTGGACCAACAGCGGAGAACTCGCATG ATCAGTTTGAAGGCCTGACTTCAGGTGGTAAAAATGATCTTCCAGGTTTGCCCCAAACGCTGCAGCAGGAGTTTTCTTTGGTCAATCTGCAGATTCGCAATGTCAACGTGGAG ATGGATGCAGTTAACCGCAGTTGCTTCGTGTCAGCCGATTACGGAGCCAGTCGTGTCCGCCTCGTCGTAAAGTTTCCTGCCCAGTATCCCAACAATGCAGCTCCATCTTTCCAGTTTGTTCCTCCAACAAACATCTCGTCTTCCATGAAGACCAAGATACAAAAG ATCTTGACTGATACGTCGCTTCAAAAGGTGAAAAGAAACCAGAACTGCTTGGAGCCGTGTGTTAGACAGCTGGTGTCTTGTTTAGACTCAGATATG GAGGATGGTACAAACCCCTACGTGTCTACCATCCCGGTGACTCCTGCTCTTCCTGCTTTTCCTCGAGTGACCAACACTTACGGCTCGTACCAGGACGCCAACATCCCGTTTCCCCGAACCTCAGGGGCGCGCTTCTGTGGCACAG GTTCCTTGGTTTATTTCACTCGGCCAATGAGCATGCATCGGACGGTCCCTACAACTGAACCCACTCCCAG GTCGCTGTCGGCTCTCTCTGCGTATCACAGCGGGGTGATGACACCCATGAAAATGAGAACAGAGTCTCAGTCCACGCTAAGACTGTACAGCGGGAGTCCAACACGCACGGATAAAGATCAAGTCTCCATCTCATCCTTTTACTACAAAGAGCGA AAGCCCCCTCTGTTCGCCTCCCGTCGCTGGTCTGTGCAGACTATTCATGACTGTCCG AAATCACGGCGGTGGAAAGGCAAGCGCGAGGGACCGGACTTCAGCAACAGACCCATTAAACTGGCTGGCAAAGTCATTATTCAGGAAATCTCCTGTCTGCTTCCAGTGCACAAAGCCCTCGGGGAAACATACGT GCTAAATGTTAATGACATACAGGACACTTGTCAGAAGAATGGAGCAGCGGCACTGGCAGTGGGCCGTAGGGATTTAGCAAAG GTTTGGGCACTTTCCTCAGCTGCCACGAACTTTGACCTTAATCCTGATCCAGACCCTGATGCTGGGACACCCTGGGCCAAACATCCTTTTGGGCGACACCTGTTAGAGACCTT GCTTGAGCACTACAGTCAAATGAGTGATGTTCAGAGTTTGGCCATGTTGTGTAGCGTCTTCAGAGGTCACAGTAGTCCTCAGGAATACTTCAGTTTATACGGACATCAGCAGCCACGGCCAGCCATCTTCACATCTCACCATTTACGTTAT CCCAGCTTTACCTCAGGTTCTGTAACATCTGGGTCGTGTTCAAGTACCTCAGATTCTGCACCAACTGCTTGGAATATGG TTTCTGGTGGTCGTGAATCAGATCATCCACCGCCGTGGGGAGATTCTTCCCCCGATGATTATCGATATGCAAATCAGATTTATGCTGACCCACGAGAGCGAGAGAAAGAGCAGCATGACATGAACAAAAG GTTATTGGATCCTTCCAATTCTTTGCAGTTTGatgattttaagaaatgttacgGCGAAATCCTGCACCGCTGGGGCTTGAGGGAAAAGAGGGCAGAGGTTCTCAAATTTGTTTCTTGTCCTCCTGAACCCCACAAAGGCATAG AGTTTGGCGTTTACTGCTGTCACTGTCGCAGTCAGGCACGTGGCACCCAGTGTGCCGTCTGCAAGCGTTTCACTTTCCAGTGTGCGATCTGTCACGTGGCCGTACGCGGTTCCTCAAACTTCTGCCTGAGCTGTGGCCACGGAGGACACACCAGTCACATGATGGACTGGTTCAGATCTCAGGACGTTTGTCCCACCGGCTGCGGCTGCCATTGCCTTTTGCAAAGCACTTTCTGA
- the nip7 gene encoding 60S ribosome subunit biogenesis protein NIP7 homolog, giving the protein MRPLTDEETKTMFVKLSKYIGENIKLLVDRPDGTYCFRLHNDRVYYMSEKILKLATNISRDKLVSVGTCFGKFTKTQKFRLHITALDFLAPYAKFKVWVKPGMEQSFLYGNHIMKSGLGRITENTAQYQGVVVYSMADVPLGFGVAAKTTQECRKVDPMAIVVFHQADIGEYIRSEDTLT; this is encoded by the exons ATGCGTCCTTTAACGGACGAAGAAACGAAAACGATGTTTGTGAAGCTCTCCAAATA CATTGGGGAGAATATCAAACTTCTTGTTGATCGCCCTGATGGGACATACTGTTTCAGACTTCATAATGATCGAGTATATTATATGAG TGAGAAAATCCTTAAGTTGGCCACAAACATCTCCCGAGATAAACTGGTATCAGTTGGCACATGTTTTGGAAAATTCACAAAGACGCAGAAGTTTCGTCTGCACATCACAGCTCTTGATTTTCTTGCACCGTATGCCAAG TTTAAGGTTTGGGTGAAGCCCGGGATGGAGCAGTCGTTCCTGTATGGTAACCACATCATGAAGTCCGGCCTGGGCAGAATAACCGAAAACACAGCACAGTATCAGGGAGTGGTCGTGTATTCGATGGCAGATGTACCGCTG ggATTTGGAGTTGCAGCAAAGACCACACAGGAGTGTCGTAAAGTTGATCCCATGGCCATTGTGGTGTTTCATCAGGCTGATATTGGGGAATACATCAGAAGTGAAGACACTCTCACATAA
- the wdr59 gene encoding GATOR2 complex protein WDR59 isoform X2, with translation MAARWSSENVVVEFRDAQATAMSVDCLGLHAVLSGRRFLYVVNLEAPSEAPRKISRQSKWDVGTVQWNPHRTEAHLFAASSNQRVDLYVWRDGSGGPHTSLQGHTRVISDLDWSWYDPELLVTSSVDTYIYIWDTRDTRKPTVALSAVAGASQVKWNKRNHYCLASSHDGDVRIWDKRKPNTAVEYVAAHLSKIHGLDWHPDNEYILATSSQDNSVRFWDYRQPRKYLDILSCQVPVWKARYTPFSNGLVTVMVPQLRRENSLLLWSTLELNSPVHAFVGHDDVVLEFQWRPQKEGSKDCQLVTWSRDQTLRIWRVDPQLQKLCCANELDEMMEGLTLTETEKTVRSQDSEPPLSPGPTAENSHDQFEGLTSGGKNDLPGLPQTLQQEFSLVNLQIRNVNVEMDAVNRSCFVSADYGASRVRLVVKFPAQYPNNAAPSFQFVPPTNISSSMKTKIQKILTDTSLQKVKRNQNCLEPCVRQLVSCLDSDMEDGTNPYVSTIPVTPALPAFPRVTNTYGSYQDANIPFPRTSGARFCGTGSLVYFTRPMSMHRTVPTTEPTPRSLSALSAYHSGVMTPMKMRTESQSTLRLYSGSPTRTDKDQVSISSFYYKERKSRRWKGKREGPDFSNRPIKLAGKVIIQEISCLLPVHKALGETYVLNVNDIQDTCQKNGAAALAVGRRDLAKVWALSSAATNFDLNPDPDPDAGTPWAKHPFGRHLLETLLEHYSQMSDVQSLAMLCSVFRGHSSPQEYFSLYGHQQPRPAIFTSHHLRYPSFTSGSVTSGSCSSTSDSAPTAWNMVSGGRESDHPPPWGDSSPDDYRYANQIYADPREREKEQHDMNKRLLDPSNSLQFDDFKKCYGEILHRWGLREKRAEVLKFVSCPPEPHKGIEFGVYCCHCRSQARGTQCAVCKRFTFQCAICHVAVRGSSNFCLSCGHGGHTSHMMDWFRSQDVCPTGCGCHCLLQSTF, from the exons ATGGCGGCGCGCTGGAGCAGTGAGAATGTGGTGGTGGAGTTTAGAGATGCACAG gCTACTGCTATGTCAGTGGACTGTCTCGGTCTACACGCTGTTCTTTCTGG GAGACGATTCTTATATGTTGTAAATCTGGAAGCGCCATCTGAAGCTCCACGCAAAATCAGCCGTCAGAGCAAATGGGATGTTGGGACGGTCCAGTGGAATCCACACAGAACTGAGGCCCATTTATTTGCTGCATCT AGTAACCAGCGTGTCGACCTGTACGTGTGGCGTGATGGATCGGGCGGTCCGCACACTTCTTTGCAAGGCCACACGCGTGTTATAAG TGATTTGGACTGGTCCTGGTATGATCCAGAATTGCTTGTCACGAGTTCTGTGGACACATACATTTACATATGGGATACAAG GGACACAAGGAAACCGACAGTGGCGTTGTCTGCCGTGG CCGGAGCCTCTCAGGTTAAATGGAACAAACGGAATCACTATTGTTTGGCCTCCAGTCATGATGGAGATGTCAGAATTTGGGATAAGAGG AAACCCAACACTGCAGTTGAATATGTAGCGGCCCACCTTTCAAAAATTCATGGTTTGGATTGGCACCCTGATAATGAATACATCCTGGCAACGTCTAGTCAAGACAACTCAGTTCGG TTCTGGGATTACAGGCAACCTCGGAAGTACCTTGATATCTTGTCGTGTCAGGTGCCGGTTTGGAAGGCTAGATACACG CCCTTCTCTAATGGACTGGTTACAGTAATGGTTCCTCAGCTCCGACGAGAGAACAGTCTTCTCCTGTGGAGCACGCTGGAGCTCAACAGCCCAGTTCATGCTTTTGTGGGACATGATGATGTCGTGCTTGAGTTTCAGTGGAGGCCACAGAAAGAAG GTTCTAAAGACTGCCAGCTGGTCACATGGTCCAGAGATCAGACCCTGAGGATATGGAGAGTAGACCCTCAACTCCAAAAG CTATGTTGTGCAAACGAATTGGATGAGATGATGGAGGGCTTGACCCTCACAGAGACCGAAAAGACGGTGCGGTCCCAAGACTCTGAACCTCCGCTCAGTCCTGGACCAACAGCGGAGAACTCGCATG ATCAGTTTGAAGGCCTGACTTCAGGTGGTAAAAATGATCTTCCAGGTTTGCCCCAAACGCTGCAGCAGGAGTTTTCTTTGGTCAATCTGCAGATTCGCAATGTCAACGTGGAG ATGGATGCAGTTAACCGCAGTTGCTTCGTGTCAGCCGATTACGGAGCCAGTCGTGTCCGCCTCGTCGTAAAGTTTCCTGCCCAGTATCCCAACAATGCAGCTCCATCTTTCCAGTTTGTTCCTCCAACAAACATCTCGTCTTCCATGAAGACCAAGATACAAAAG ATCTTGACTGATACGTCGCTTCAAAAGGTGAAAAGAAACCAGAACTGCTTGGAGCCGTGTGTTAGACAGCTGGTGTCTTGTTTAGACTCAGATATG GAGGATGGTACAAACCCCTACGTGTCTACCATCCCGGTGACTCCTGCTCTTCCTGCTTTTCCTCGAGTGACCAACACTTACGGCTCGTACCAGGACGCCAACATCCCGTTTCCCCGAACCTCAGGGGCGCGCTTCTGTGGCACAG GTTCCTTGGTTTATTTCACTCGGCCAATGAGCATGCATCGGACGGTCCCTACAACTGAACCCACTCCCAG GTCGCTGTCGGCTCTCTCTGCGTATCACAGCGGGGTGATGACACCCATGAAAATGAGAACAGAGTCTCAGTCCACGCTAAGACTGTACAGCGGGAGTCCAACACGCACGGATAAAGATCAAGTCTCCATCTCATCCTTTTACTACAAAGAGCGA AAATCACGGCGGTGGAAAGGCAAGCGCGAGGGACCGGACTTCAGCAACAGACCCATTAAACTGGCTGGCAAAGTCATTATTCAGGAAATCTCCTGTCTGCTTCCAGTGCACAAAGCCCTCGGGGAAACATACGT GCTAAATGTTAATGACATACAGGACACTTGTCAGAAGAATGGAGCAGCGGCACTGGCAGTGGGCCGTAGGGATTTAGCAAAG GTTTGGGCACTTTCCTCAGCTGCCACGAACTTTGACCTTAATCCTGATCCAGACCCTGATGCTGGGACACCCTGGGCCAAACATCCTTTTGGGCGACACCTGTTAGAGACCTT GCTTGAGCACTACAGTCAAATGAGTGATGTTCAGAGTTTGGCCATGTTGTGTAGCGTCTTCAGAGGTCACAGTAGTCCTCAGGAATACTTCAGTTTATACGGACATCAGCAGCCACGGCCAGCCATCTTCACATCTCACCATTTACGTTAT CCCAGCTTTACCTCAGGTTCTGTAACATCTGGGTCGTGTTCAAGTACCTCAGATTCTGCACCAACTGCTTGGAATATGG TTTCTGGTGGTCGTGAATCAGATCATCCACCGCCGTGGGGAGATTCTTCCCCCGATGATTATCGATATGCAAATCAGATTTATGCTGACCCACGAGAGCGAGAGAAAGAGCAGCATGACATGAACAAAAG GTTATTGGATCCTTCCAATTCTTTGCAGTTTGatgattttaagaaatgttacgGCGAAATCCTGCACCGCTGGGGCTTGAGGGAAAAGAGGGCAGAGGTTCTCAAATTTGTTTCTTGTCCTCCTGAACCCCACAAAGGCATAG AGTTTGGCGTTTACTGCTGTCACTGTCGCAGTCAGGCACGTGGCACCCAGTGTGCCGTCTGCAAGCGTTTCACTTTCCAGTGTGCGATCTGTCACGTGGCCGTACGCGGTTCCTCAAACTTCTGCCTGAGCTGTGGCCACGGAGGACACACCAGTCACATGATGGACTGGTTCAGATCTCAGGACGTTTGTCCCACCGGCTGCGGCTGCCATTGCCTTTTGCAAAGCACTTTCTGA
- the nob1 gene encoding RNA-binding protein NOB1, translated as MKMAATKVEHVVADAGAFLKRAPLQEIGTNIYTLKDVVEEIRDKQTKKSLAFLPYKLNFKEPFPEYIRLVTEFAKKTGDYPSLSATDIKVLALTYQLESDHVGTEHLKKEPEKKVQICTTKRHPEAPDGIAGFHFPSKPTDKLSSVVENSTTTKDPRDTDTSEFNSFQFWRNPLPSIETDLLELLAADTVTIKDHFGKVTEKLHSVDLSADSHVTESEDHEEGNEDEHEEEQNDEEEDNDDDDGGGWITPSNIKQVQMEAGNWGSSANVTVGCVTTDFAMQNVLIQIGLHVLSVNGMLIKHTRSYILRCHACFKTTTNMSKTFCPHCGNSTLKKVAVTINEDGSTQMHFSRNPKVLNSKGKRYSLPLPQGGKHASNPLLVEDQRFPQQRVSKKARQKTNVFDPDYLAGSSPFSEHDIYSRSAGLNLRDGQAGGGKRRANPNAARKKFVKK; from the exons ATGAAGATGGCGGCCACCAAGGTAGAGCATGTTGTGGCAGATGCTGGCGCTTTTCTCAAACGCGCTCCTTTGCAA GAAATAGGAACAAATATCTACACATTGAAAGATGTCGTTGAAGAAATTCGGGACAAACAGACTAAAAAAAGCTTGGCCTTCTTGCCATACAAGCTGAATTTTAAAGAACCTTTCCCCGAGTACATACGATTGG TTACAGAATTTGCTAAAAAGACCGGAGATTACCCGAGTCTGTCAGCCACAGACATTAAAGTCTTAGCACTGACTTATCAACTGGAAAGTGATCATGTGGGAACTGAACATTTAAAGAAAGAGCCTGAGAAAAAG GTCCAAATATGCACCACAAAAAGACATCCAGAGGCTCCTGATGGTATTGCCGGTTTCCATTTTCCATCAAAA CCCACAGATAAACTCAGCTCTGTTGTTGAAAATTCAACGACAACAAAAGATCCACGAGACACAGATACTTCAGAGTTCAACAGTTTTCAGTTCTGGAGGAACCCATTGCCAAGCATTGAGACTGATCTGCTTGAACTACtg GCAGCAGACACGGTCACGATAAAGGATCATTTTGGAAAAGTCACAGAGAAACTGCACTCTGTTGATTTGTCAGCCGACAGTCACGTGACTGAATCTGAAGACCACGAGGAAGGTAATGAAGATGAACACGAGGAAGAACAAAACGATGAGGAAGAggataatgatgatgatgatggtggggGTTGGATTACTCCAAGTAACATTAAACAAGTACAGATGGAGGCTGGTAACTGGGGATCCTCAGCAAATGTCACAGTGGGCTGTGTGACCACAGATTTTGCCATGCAG AATGTTTTAATTCAGATTGGACTTCATGTGCTGTCAGTGAATGGGATGCTCATTAAACACACCAGGAGCTACATTTTACGCTGTCATGCCTGTTTTAA AACAACAACAAACATGAGCAAAACTTTCTGTCCACACTGCGGAAACAGCACTTTGAAGAAGGTTGCCGTCACCATTAATGAAGACGGGTCCACGCAGATGCATTTTTCTAGGAACCCTAAAGTCTTAAATTCAAAAGGGAAGAGG TATTCTCTACCATTGCCACAAGGAGGAAAACATGCGTCAAACCCTCTTCTAGTGGAAGACCAGCGTTTCCCACAGCAGAGGGTCTCTAAGAAAGCTCGGCAGAAAACTAACGTGTTTGATCCAGACTACCTGGCCGGCAGCTCTCCGTTCTCCGAGCACGATATCTACAGCAGATCCGCCGGCTTAAACCTGCGAGATGGACAGGCGGGAGGAGGCAAACGACGGGCCAATCCTAACGCAGCACGcaaaaaatttgttaaaaaataa